From the genome of Streptomyces sp. NBC_01116, one region includes:
- a CDS encoding FAD-dependent oxidoreductase, whose translation MRSTAHHADVVIIGAGIAGLSAAHLLIRAGLGVSVLEAEPRVGGRLATDEVDGFRLDRLGPLLCTSWPELTGTPGLGAPELRAFAPGVLVHSEGRRQLTGDIRSARGALKAVRTRSSAPRAVRAPRAPRAPWAAQGAYGHEHGAPARGGGRGGAVTGAIDRARLGAALSRLAAVPQARLLARPERTVVGALPRLGLPARTVDGVLRPLLTTLLSDPALATSSRCADLALRDYARGGLCVPAGGSSALPELLAASLPPGTVRTGVHVTAADITSVRTKEHGELGCRSLLLATGAGAAAELLPGLRVPSFHPVTVLHHSAPAPPPTGRSLVLDGDRSGPVAYTAVMSEVDPSRAPEGRTLITSTVLGTPPPDLDRSVRAHLAALYGVPTDGWELLAAHHDPEAVPAMEAPHDPRRPVRVLAGLYVCGDHRDTSTVQGALHSGRRAAEAILTDLAVPGTHEGSPHLPEAA comes from the coding sequence GTGCGCAGCACGGCACACCACGCAGACGTGGTCATCATCGGAGCCGGAATCGCCGGCCTGTCAGCGGCCCACCTGCTCATCCGGGCGGGGCTCGGGGTCAGTGTCCTGGAGGCCGAGCCCCGGGTGGGCGGCCGGCTCGCCACCGACGAGGTGGACGGGTTCCGGCTCGACCGGCTCGGCCCGCTCCTCTGCACGTCCTGGCCCGAGCTGACCGGCACCCCGGGGCTCGGCGCCCCGGAGCTGCGGGCGTTCGCGCCGGGTGTCCTGGTCCACAGCGAGGGCCGTCGCCAGCTCACCGGCGACATACGGAGCGCGAGGGGCGCACTCAAGGCAGTGCGCACCCGATCGAGCGCCCCCCGAGCCGTCCGGGCCCCCCGGGCTCCTCGCGCACCCTGGGCGGCGCAGGGCGCGTACGGGCACGAGCACGGCGCCCCGGCGCGCGGGGGCGGCCGAGGCGGCGCGGTGACCGGCGCGATCGACCGGGCCCGGCTGGGCGCGGCGCTGTCCCGGCTGGCGGCCGTCCCGCAGGCCCGGCTCCTGGCCCGCCCGGAGCGGACCGTCGTCGGCGCCCTGCCCCGCCTGGGCCTGCCCGCCCGCACGGTGGACGGCGTCCTGCGCCCGCTGCTCACCACCCTGCTCAGCGACCCCGCCCTCGCCACGTCGAGCCGGTGCGCCGATCTCGCCCTGCGGGACTACGCGCGCGGCGGCCTGTGCGTTCCGGCGGGCGGGTCGTCCGCGCTGCCGGAGCTGCTGGCGGCCTCGCTGCCGCCGGGCACGGTCCGGACCGGGGTGCATGTGACGGCCGCCGACATCACCTCCGTACGCACCAAGGAACACGGTGAGCTGGGGTGCCGCTCCCTGCTGCTGGCGACCGGCGCGGGGGCCGCGGCCGAGCTGCTGCCCGGTCTGCGGGTGCCGTCCTTCCACCCGGTGACGGTCCTTCACCACAGCGCGCCCGCCCCGCCGCCCACGGGCAGATCACTGGTGCTGGACGGCGACCGGTCGGGCCCGGTGGCGTACACCGCGGTGATGAGCGAGGTCGACCCCTCGCGGGCGCCGGAGGGCCGGACGCTGATCACCTCGACCGTGCTCGGGACCCCGCCGCCGGACCTGGACCGCTCGGTGCGGGCGCACCTGGCGGCGCTGTACGGGGTGCCGACGGACGGCTGGGAGCTGCTGGCGGCCCATCACGACCCGGAGGCGGTGCCCGCGATGGAGGCCCCGCACGATCCGCGCCGCCCGGTGCGGGTGCTGGCCGGGCTGTACGTGTGCGGTGACCACCGGGACACGAGCACGGTCCAGGGCGCGCTGCACTCGGGGCGGCGGGCGGCCGAGGCGATCCTGACCGACCTGGCGGTCCCGGGCACGCACGAGGGGAGCCCGCACCTGCCGGAGGCGGCGTGA
- a CDS encoding regulator, translating to MSERPPQRTPNRRLASLIAEAGFSHAGLARRVDQLGLEHGLDLRYDKTSVTRWLRGQQPRGTTPALIAEVFTRRLGRRLSAQELGLDACAPVYAGLEFAATPAEAVDIVSGLWRKDSGTHVELRKIAFTPAGLVVPSRDWLIGRADEWVARDGAAARRAGGEAGAPSPGRPGGTPRAEARGLPRPAVGPLRPTPPGPSGTHPPAAHPSVTHPPAPHPPAAGAPAGAGALPVVPRQRQTDRGPGQRVGGGDVAALRSVGELFRTLDHAYGGGHARQALVRYLEHEAEPMLRGTYGEATGRRLFAAVADLTRLAGWTSYDIAAHGLAQRYFVQALRLAQAAGDRGYGAYVLITMSRQAVYLGHGREAVQLARVAQQGVGSAAPLLVQSLLHAVEARGHAVLGEARSCTAALTRAEHALETARPGDEVPHWARDFDEAQLADELGHCHRDLQQYRAAAQHAERSLQLRAPAYARSRLFCRVVLASARLGLGELDQACLLGAEAAQQAAEMRSVRATEYVRAFERSLEPYRDAVAVRGYRDRVAALG from the coding sequence ATGTCGGAACGACCCCCGCAGCGCACGCCCAACCGCCGACTCGCCTCACTCATCGCGGAAGCCGGCTTCTCGCACGCCGGCCTGGCCCGCCGGGTCGATCAGCTCGGCCTCGAACACGGCCTCGACCTGCGGTACGACAAGACCTCGGTCACCCGCTGGCTGCGGGGGCAGCAGCCGCGCGGCACCACGCCCGCGCTGATCGCCGAGGTGTTCACCCGGCGGCTCGGGCGGCGGCTCTCCGCGCAGGAGCTCGGGCTCGACGCCTGCGCGCCCGTCTACGCGGGCCTGGAGTTCGCCGCCACCCCCGCCGAGGCGGTCGACATCGTCAGCGGTCTCTGGCGCAAGGACTCCGGCACCCATGTCGAGCTGCGCAAGATCGCCTTCACCCCGGCCGGGCTCGTCGTCCCCAGCCGTGACTGGCTGATCGGCCGGGCCGACGAATGGGTGGCCCGGGACGGCGCCGCCGCCCGCCGGGCCGGGGGAGAGGCCGGGGCCCCCTCGCCCGGCCGCCCCGGCGGGACGCCGCGCGCCGAGGCCCGGGGACTGCCGCGCCCGGCCGTCGGACCGCTGCGGCCCACACCCCCGGGCCCGTCCGGCACGCATCCGCCCGCCGCCCACCCCTCCGTCACGCATCCTCCCGCCCCGCATCCGCCCGCCGCCGGGGCGCCGGCCGGGGCCGGAGCGCTCCCCGTGGTCCCGCGCCAGCGCCAGACGGACCGCGGCCCCGGCCAGCGGGTCGGCGGCGGGGACGTCGCCGCGCTGCGCTCGGTCGGCGAGCTGTTCCGCACCCTCGACCACGCCTACGGAGGCGGCCACGCCCGGCAGGCCCTCGTGCGGTATCTGGAGCACGAGGCCGAGCCGATGCTCCGGGGCACGTACGGCGAGGCCACCGGGCGGCGGCTGTTCGCCGCGGTGGCCGACCTGACCCGGCTGGCCGGCTGGACCTCGTACGACATCGCCGCCCACGGCCTGGCCCAGCGGTACTTCGTCCAGGCGCTGCGGCTCGCCCAGGCCGCCGGGGACCGCGGGTACGGCGCCTACGTGCTGATCACGATGAGTCGCCAGGCGGTCTACCTCGGGCACGGCAGGGAGGCCGTCCAGCTCGCCCGCGTGGCCCAGCAGGGCGTCGGCTCGGCCGCCCCGCTGCTCGTCCAGTCACTGCTGCACGCGGTCGAGGCGCGCGGGCACGCCGTGCTCGGCGAGGCACGCTCCTGCACGGCCGCCCTGACCCGGGCCGAGCACGCCCTGGAGACCGCACGCCCCGGCGACGAGGTGCCGCACTGGGCCCGCGACTTCGACGAGGCGCAGCTCGCCGACGAGCTGGGCCACTGCCACCGCGACCTCCAGCAGTACCGGGCCGCCGCCCAGCACGCCGAGCGGTCGCTCCAGCTGCGCGCACCGGCGTACGCCCGCAGCAGGCTGTTCTGCCGGGTGGTCCTCGCCTCGGCCCGGCTCGGCCTGGGCGAGCTGGACCAGGCCTGCCTGCTGGGCGCGGAGGCCGCCCAGCAGGCGGCCGAGATGCGCTCGGTGCGCGCCACGGAGTACGTACGCGCCTTCGAGCGCAGCCTGGAGCCCTACCGGGACGCCGTCGCCGTACGCGGCTACCGCGACCGGGTCGCCGCCCTCGGCTGA
- the lipB gene encoding lipoyl(octanoyl) transferase LipB: MSELRFVRLGFGEQAVAYTEAWQKQREVHADRFEDRVPDTCLLLEHPPVYTAGRRTAESERPLDGTPVIDVDRGGKITWHGPGQLVGYPIQKLPRPVDVVAHVRRLEDALIRTAADFGVETSRVEGRSGVWVLGDPVEQRQALGGLSLDFDPRLQDEEFDPRLNGPEYAPSNAGQRREDRKLAAIGIRVAKGVTMHGFALNVNPDNTWFDRIVPCGIRDAGVTSLSNELGREITIEEVLPVAEKHLRDILENAELAPRVVEQPKAAPAPAPA, translated from the coding sequence GTGAGCGAACTGCGGTTCGTCCGTCTGGGCTTCGGCGAACAGGCCGTCGCATACACGGAGGCTTGGCAGAAGCAGCGCGAGGTGCACGCGGACCGGTTCGAGGACCGTGTGCCGGACACCTGTCTGCTGCTGGAGCACCCGCCCGTCTACACCGCGGGACGTCGCACGGCGGAGAGCGAGCGTCCGCTGGACGGCACTCCGGTCATCGATGTGGACCGCGGCGGGAAGATCACCTGGCACGGCCCGGGGCAGCTCGTCGGCTACCCGATCCAGAAGCTGCCGCGCCCGGTCGACGTCGTCGCGCACGTCCGCAGGCTGGAGGACGCGCTGATCCGCACGGCCGCCGACTTCGGCGTGGAGACCTCCCGGGTCGAGGGCCGCAGCGGTGTCTGGGTGCTCGGCGACCCGGTCGAGCAGCGCCAGGCGCTGGGCGGGCTCTCGCTGGACTTCGACCCGAGGCTCCAGGACGAGGAGTTCGACCCGCGGCTGAACGGCCCCGAGTACGCCCCGTCCAACGCCGGCCAGCGCCGCGAGGACCGCAAGCTGGCCGCGATCGGGATCCGGGTCGCCAAGGGCGTCACGATGCACGGCTTCGCCCTCAACGTGAACCCGGACAACACCTGGTTCGACCGGATCGTGCCGTGCGGCATCCGCGACGCGGGGGTCACGTCCCTCTCCAACGAGCTGGGCCGGGAGATCACCATCGAGGAGGTGCTGCCGGTCGCCGAGAAGCACCTGCGGGACATCCTGGAGAACGCGGAGCTCGCACCGCGCGTGGTCGAGCAGCCGAAGGCGGCCCCGGCCCCCGCCCCCGCCTAG
- the lipA gene encoding lipoyl synthase produces the protein MSAVAPDGRKMLRLEVRNSQTPIERKPEWIKTRAKMGPEYKQLQQLVKGEGLHTVCQEAGCPNIFECWEDREATFLIGGDQCTRRCDFCQIDTGKPQALDRDEPRRVGESVVTMDLNYATITGVARDDLEDGGAWLYAETVRQIHTLTAEREAGATKVELLIPDFNAEPEQLAEVFSSRPEVLAHNVETVPRIFKRIRPGFRYERSLEVITRAREAGLITKSNLILGMGETREEVSEALQDLHDAGCELITITQYLRPSVRHHPVERWVKPHEFVELKDEADAIGYSGVMSGPLVRSSYRAGRLFQQAMEARGVATAGSTQAAQTV, from the coding sequence GTGTCCGCTGTCGCACCCGACGGGCGCAAGATGCTGCGCCTGGAGGTCCGGAACAGCCAGACCCCCATCGAGCGCAAGCCCGAGTGGATCAAAACGCGGGCGAAGATGGGCCCCGAGTACAAGCAGCTGCAGCAGCTGGTGAAGGGCGAAGGGCTGCACACGGTCTGCCAGGAGGCGGGCTGTCCCAACATCTTCGAGTGCTGGGAGGACCGCGAGGCCACCTTCCTCATCGGCGGCGACCAGTGCACCCGGCGCTGCGACTTCTGCCAGATCGACACGGGCAAGCCGCAGGCGCTGGACCGTGACGAGCCCCGCCGCGTCGGCGAGTCGGTCGTCACGATGGACCTGAACTACGCCACCATCACCGGCGTCGCCCGCGACGACCTGGAGGACGGCGGTGCCTGGCTGTACGCCGAGACCGTCCGCCAGATCCACACGCTCACCGCGGAGCGGGAGGCCGGCGCGACCAAGGTCGAGCTGCTGATCCCCGACTTCAACGCCGAGCCCGAGCAGCTCGCCGAGGTCTTCTCCTCGCGCCCCGAGGTGCTCGCGCACAACGTGGAGACGGTGCCGCGGATCTTCAAGCGGATCCGCCCCGGCTTCCGCTACGAGCGTTCCCTGGAGGTCATCACGCGGGCCCGCGAGGCCGGTCTGATCACCAAGTCCAACCTGATCCTCGGCATGGGCGAGACCCGCGAGGAAGTCAGCGAGGCGCTCCAGGACCTGCACGACGCAGGTTGCGAGCTCATCACGATTACGCAGTACCTGCGCCCCTCCGTACGGCACCACCCGGTCGAGCGCTGGGTGAAGCCGCACGAGTTCGTCGAGCTGAAGGACGAGGCCGACGCGATCGGCTACTCCGGCGTGATGTCGGGCCCGCTGGTGCGGTCCTCGTACCGCGCGGGGCGTCTCTTCCAGCAGGCGATGGAGGCGCGTGGCGTCGCCACCGCCGGGAGCACCCAGGCAGCACAGACCGTGTGA
- a CDS encoding DUF4191 domain-containing protein, with product MARKAKTEGADSAENAGRLKQIALTYKMTRRTDSKIGLVVAGVGIVTFGVLLGIGFAIGHPVYLGILGFVLAVLAMAIIFGRRAERAAFGQMEGQPGAAAAVLDRIGRGWTTTPAVAMNRSQDVVHRAVGKAGIVLVAEGNPNRVKSLLASEKKKMARIVVDVPVHDIIVGNGEGQVPLKKVRTKMLKLPRVLTGPQVTSTNDRLRAMGDLMSNMPLPKGPMPKGMRMPRGGKMR from the coding sequence ATGGCGAGGAAGGCAAAAACTGAAGGCGCGGACAGCGCCGAGAACGCAGGGCGGCTCAAGCAGATCGCCCTGACCTACAAGATGACCAGGCGGACCGACAGCAAGATCGGTCTTGTCGTCGCGGGTGTCGGAATCGTCACGTTCGGTGTCCTCCTCGGCATCGGCTTCGCGATCGGACACCCGGTCTATCTGGGCATCCTGGGCTTCGTCCTGGCCGTCCTCGCGATGGCGATCATCTTCGGCCGGCGCGCCGAGCGGGCGGCCTTCGGACAGATGGAGGGCCAGCCCGGAGCGGCGGCCGCCGTCCTGGACCGGATCGGACGCGGCTGGACCACCACCCCCGCGGTGGCGATGAACCGCAGCCAGGACGTCGTCCACCGGGCGGTCGGCAAGGCCGGCATCGTCCTGGTGGCCGAGGGCAACCCGAACCGGGTGAAGAGCCTGCTGGCGTCCGAGAAGAAGAAGATGGCCCGCATCGTGGTGGACGTGCCGGTGCACGACATCATCGTCGGCAACGGCGAGGGCCAGGTGCCCCTGAAGAAGGTCCGCACCAAGATGCTGAAGCTGCCCCGCGTCCTGACCGGCCCGCAGGTGACCTCCACCAACGACCGGCTGCGCGCGATGGGCGATCTGATGAGCAACATGCCGCTGCCGAAGGGCCCGATGCCCAAGGGCATGCGGATGCCGCGCGGCGGGAAGATGCGCTGA
- a CDS encoding RDD family protein, translated as MGADFGYRGKGLGLPEEGPGSVAPLGRRFGALFIDWTLCMLIAYGLLARGDQQAAGNWALGIFLVLSLLTVGTIGCTPGKRLLGVRVVADDGGRLGFVRVAVRTVLLLLVIPALVWDRDGRGLHDRLSRAVQVRM; from the coding sequence ATGGGCGCCGACTTCGGCTACCGGGGCAAGGGGCTCGGGCTGCCCGAGGAGGGGCCCGGCTCGGTCGCTCCGCTCGGCCGGCGCTTCGGGGCCCTCTTCATCGACTGGACCCTCTGCATGCTGATCGCATACGGGCTGCTCGCCCGCGGTGACCAGCAGGCGGCGGGGAACTGGGCGCTCGGCATCTTCCTCGTGCTGAGCCTGCTGACGGTCGGCACCATCGGCTGCACCCCCGGAAAGCGCCTCCTGGGCGTCCGGGTGGTCGCCGACGACGGCGGGCGGCTCGGGTTCGTGCGGGTCGCCGTGCGGACCGTCCTGCTCCTGCTCGTCATCCCCGCGCTGGTCTGGGACCGCGACGGGCGCGGACTGCACGACCGGCTGTCCCGCGCCGTGCAGGTCCGGATGTGA
- the glnA gene encoding type I glutamate--ammonia ligase — protein MFQNADEVQKYVADNDVKFIDVRFCDLPGVMQHFTIPAATFDPAEELAFDGSSIRGFQAIHESDMALRADLSTARVDPFRRDKTVNINFFIHDPITGEQYSRDPRNIAKKAEAYLTSTGIADTAYFGPEAEFYVFDNVRFQTSANESFYHIDSEAGAWNTGSEENNRGYKVRYKGGYFPVPPVDHFADLRAEISLELDKNGLQVERQHHEVGTAGQAEINYKFNTLLAAADDLMLFKYIVKNVAWRNGKTATFMPKPIFGDNGSGMHVHQSLWQGGTPLFYDEQGYAGLSDMARYYIGGILKHAPSLLAFTNPTVNSYHRLVPGFEAPVNMVYSQRNRSAAMRIPITGSNPKAKRVEFRAPDPSSNPYLAFSALLMAGLDGVKNKIEPAEPIDKDLYELAPEEHAGVQQVPTSLPAVLDALEADNEYLQAGGVFTPDLIETWIDYKRTHEIAPIQLRPHPHEFELYFDI, from the coding sequence ATGTTCCAGAACGCCGACGAAGTGCAGAAGTACGTAGCGGACAACGACGTCAAGTTCATCGATGTCCGGTTCTGCGACCTGCCCGGGGTGATGCAGCACTTCACGATCCCGGCAGCGACCTTCGACCCGGCCGAGGAACTGGCCTTCGACGGTTCGTCGATCCGCGGCTTCCAGGCCATCCACGAGTCGGACATGGCGCTGCGCGCGGACCTGTCGACGGCACGGGTGGACCCCTTCCGCCGTGACAAGACCGTCAACATCAACTTCTTCATCCACGACCCGATCACGGGCGAGCAGTACAGCCGTGACCCGCGCAACATCGCCAAGAAGGCCGAGGCGTACCTCACCTCGACCGGCATCGCGGACACCGCGTACTTCGGCCCCGAGGCGGAGTTCTACGTCTTCGACAACGTCCGCTTCCAGACGTCGGCGAACGAGAGCTTCTACCACATCGACTCCGAGGCCGGCGCCTGGAACACCGGGTCGGAGGAGAACAACCGCGGCTACAAGGTCCGCTACAAGGGCGGCTACTTCCCGGTCCCGCCGGTGGACCACTTCGCCGACCTGCGTGCCGAGATCTCCCTGGAGCTGGACAAGAACGGCCTCCAGGTCGAGCGCCAGCACCACGAGGTCGGCACGGCCGGCCAGGCCGAGATCAACTACAAGTTCAACACGCTGCTCGCCGCGGCCGACGACCTGATGCTCTTCAAGTACATCGTGAAGAACGTCGCCTGGCGCAACGGCAAGACCGCGACCTTCATGCCGAAGCCGATCTTCGGCGACAACGGCTCGGGCATGCACGTGCACCAGTCGCTGTGGCAGGGCGGCACGCCGCTCTTCTACGACGAGCAGGGTTACGCCGGCCTCTCGGACATGGCCCGCTACTACATCGGCGGCATCCTCAAGCACGCCCCGTCGCTGCTGGCCTTCACCAACCCGACGGTCAACTCCTACCACCGCCTGGTCCCCGGCTTCGAGGCCCCGGTCAACATGGTGTACTCGCAGCGCAACCGCTCCGCCGCGATGCGCATCCCGATCACCGGCTCGAACCCGAAGGCCAAGCGCGTCGAGTTCCGCGCCCCGGACCCGTCCTCGAACCCGTACCTCGCGTTCTCCGCGCTGCTGATGGCGGGCCTGGACGGCGTGAAGAACAAGATCGAGCCGGCCGAGCCGATCGACAAGGACCTCTACGAGCTGGCTCCCGAGGAGCACGCAGGCGTCCAGCAGGTCCCGACGTCCCTCCCGGCCGTGCTCGACGCCCTGGAGGCGGACAACGAGTACCTCCAGGCGGGCGGCGTCTTCACGCCGGACCTGATCGAGACGTGGATCGACTACAAGCGCACGCACGAGATCGCCCCGATCCAGCTGCGCCCGCACCCGCACGAGTTCGAGCTGTACTTCGACATCTAG
- a CDS encoding thioesterase II family protein, whose translation MTPAPTARRWLLTPTGATAGAPDLYCFPHAGGNPAEYARWAEGLGDTTLHVVRLPGRAGRHREPHAATLAALVRDFITDVPLGNGPFSFFGHSLGALVAYEITRALHTTGRPLPDRLIVSALPAPHLPRPGHPLHTLPEDAFLEAVAARHGGIPEPVLASRHLRAMISAPLRADLRLAETHRHHPGPPLPVPTTVFTGATDTPAATAPEAWQHHTSPPLTVRTFPGGHFYFRDNEAALLAALRGTLTAAPA comes from the coding sequence ATGACCCCCGCCCCGACGGCCCGCCGCTGGCTGCTCACCCCGACCGGCGCCACCGCGGGCGCCCCGGACCTGTACTGCTTCCCGCACGCGGGAGGGAACCCGGCCGAGTACGCGCGCTGGGCCGAAGGCCTCGGCGACACCACCCTGCACGTGGTCCGGCTCCCCGGCCGCGCCGGACGCCACCGGGAGCCCCACGCCGCGACCCTGGCCGCCCTGGTGCGGGACTTCATCACCGACGTGCCGCTCGGCAACGGCCCGTTCTCCTTCTTCGGCCACAGCCTGGGCGCCCTGGTCGCGTACGAGATCACCAGAGCCCTGCACACCACCGGCCGCCCGCTGCCCGACCGCCTGATCGTCTCCGCCCTCCCGGCCCCGCACCTGCCGCGCCCCGGACATCCCTTGCACACCCTGCCCGAGGACGCCTTCCTGGAAGCGGTCGCGGCACGCCACGGCGGCATCCCCGAACCGGTCCTGGCCTCGCGCCACCTACGGGCGATGATCAGCGCCCCGCTCCGCGCCGACCTGCGCCTGGCCGAAACCCACCGCCACCACCCCGGCCCCCCGCTCCCCGTCCCCACGACGGTCTTCACCGGCGCCACCGACACCCCGGCCGCCACCGCCCCCGAGGCCTGGCAGCACCACACCTCACCGCCCCTGACCGTCCGCACCTTCCCCGGCGGCCACTTCTACTTCCGCGACAACGAAGCCGCACTCCTGGCGGCCCTGCGCGGGACGCTGACGGCCGCACCGGCGTGA
- a CDS encoding thioesterase II family protein, whose translation MNAAQEWLHPFATATTARPPGATPRARLVCLPHAGGSPSFFRDWPRHLAPDIELSAVCYPGRQTRFADPVITDMRVMAHRLAAVLATGSDLPLWLFGHSMGALLAYETALALREEFGRPVAGLLVSGAVPPHRNESRGIHTRGDEAIVADVLDMGAAESELLADPEFRAFLLPAFRADYELIETYRPTPGAAPLDAPLTACFGTQDEDARRWVDEWRAYGSGPTAVVSYPGDHFYLQDAAPDLVPDLSRRILAPRPA comes from the coding sequence GTGAACGCCGCCCAGGAGTGGCTGCACCCCTTCGCCACCGCCACCACCGCCCGCCCGCCCGGTGCGACGCCCCGGGCCCGCCTCGTCTGCCTGCCGCACGCGGGCGGCTCCCCGTCGTTCTTCCGCGACTGGCCGCGCCACCTGGCCCCGGACATCGAGCTGAGCGCCGTCTGCTACCCCGGCCGCCAGACGCGCTTCGCGGACCCGGTCATCACCGACATGCGCGTCATGGCGCACCGTCTCGCCGCAGTCCTGGCCACCGGGAGCGACCTCCCGCTGTGGCTGTTCGGCCACAGCATGGGCGCCCTCCTCGCCTACGAGACGGCCCTCGCCCTGCGCGAGGAGTTCGGCCGCCCCGTGGCCGGCCTGCTGGTCTCCGGAGCGGTCCCGCCGCACCGCAACGAGTCCCGGGGCATCCACACCCGGGGCGACGAGGCCATCGTCGCGGACGTCCTGGACATGGGGGCGGCGGAGAGCGAACTGCTCGCGGACCCGGAGTTCCGCGCCTTCCTGCTGCCCGCCTTCCGCGCCGACTACGAACTGATCGAGACGTACCGGCCGACCCCCGGCGCCGCCCCGCTCGACGCCCCGCTGACGGCCTGCTTCGGCACCCAGGACGAGGACGCGCGACGCTGGGTCGACGAGTGGCGCGCGTACGGCTCCGGCCCCACCGCCGTGGTCTCCTACCCCGGCGACCACTTCTACCTCCAGGACGCCGCCCCCGACCTGGTCCCCGACCTGTCCCGCCGCATCCTCGCCCCCCGCCCGGCATGA
- a CDS encoding 4'-phosphopantetheinyl transferase superfamily protein: protein MAPSLAAAPGVWILFSAAWNPAAGPLTARDRARADRLTGPARRTAHLAGRSALRALLTERFPEAAAADIAYGPTGRPHLPDRPRLGVSVSHSGTAVAVCAAYDREVGIDVQQPPREIADPLLRWCAPRGRGALLALPAQVRAREFAWLWTVKEALGKAAGPGLAGPAFHAEPAPGATGGTWGRYTWASLRASSRLPLSCAYGPIATDAPDHRIATHVPDDRIATHVPDRPNSPKGQPT, encoded by the coding sequence ATGGCGCCGAGCCTGGCGGCGGCCCCCGGGGTCTGGATCCTGTTCTCGGCCGCCTGGAACCCCGCCGCCGGACCGCTCACCGCACGGGACCGCGCCCGGGCGGACCGGCTGACGGGCCCGGCCCGGCGGACCGCGCACCTGGCCGGCCGGAGCGCCCTGCGCGCCCTGCTGACCGAGCGCTTCCCCGAGGCCGCCGCCGCGGACATCGCGTACGGGCCCACCGGCCGCCCCCACCTGCCCGACCGGCCCCGCCTCGGCGTCAGCGTCAGCCACAGCGGCACGGCGGTCGCCGTCTGCGCCGCGTACGACCGCGAGGTGGGCATCGACGTACAGCAGCCGCCCCGGGAGATCGCCGACCCCCTCCTGCGGTGGTGCGCGCCGCGGGGCCGCGGCGCACTGCTGGCTCTGCCGGCGCAGGTGCGGGCACGGGAGTTCGCCTGGCTGTGGACGGTGAAGGAAGCCCTCGGCAAGGCCGCGGGCCCCGGCCTGGCGGGCCCCGCCTTCCACGCCGAGCCCGCACCCGGCGCCACCGGGGGCACCTGGGGCCGCTACACCTGGGCCAGCCTGCGCGCCTCCTCACGCCTCCCGCTCAGCTGCGCGTACGGCCCGATCGCGACGGACGCGCCCGACCACCGGATCGCGACGCACGTGCCCGACGACCGGATCGCGACGCACGTGCCCGACCGCCCGAACTCACCGAAAGGCCAACCGACGTGA